One stretch of Chelonia mydas isolate rCheMyd1 chromosome 17, rCheMyd1.pri.v2, whole genome shotgun sequence DNA includes these proteins:
- the LOC122463225 gene encoding spidroin-2-like yields MRVPSDEQPRPGSPYHGLSQGGGPSVGGGRSSPLAPPGGHGPLAAGLSKAPGKHLLRPGEAAPLAAPPLGLPLHGELGSGLPAVAPRVRSPAAAPGGAQGGPPAGASRRARLVSGRRGTREPRKSPGALSEGCKRRLSGRLLTGPGALLRRAVSAAGPGASGSCARLRLRGGSAAISARRGGGGGCRAGLEEAAPGRGPLRIYRNVPPRSLCAAALAAHPCPAQVAGVDQRQQPAGHTLPGGPLAAQAASPPRLGFHARGRCSGRTEPPKAGEGVAHLPAGRWGAGFRAGEGRSKGKYEQSRSESRERQSRAAAGIASEVRLDPEPRLQPPPSTHSRDQLHVADPGAGFYSNSERGIFSSFWSRTGRPVPATHTGPCKPLVSRALHLKATYT; encoded by the exons ATGAGGG TCCCCAGCGATGAGCAGCCGCGGCCCGGGAGCCCTTACCATGGTCTTTCCCAGGGAGGGGGCCCGTCAGTGGGCGGCGGGCGCAGCTCGCCCCTGGCTCCGCCGGGAGGGCATGGTCCCCTTGCGGCTGGGCTCAGCAAGGCCCCTGGGAAACACCTGCTGCGCCCTGGCGAGGCAGCGCCCCTGGCAGCGCCACCGCTGGGGCTCCCCCTCCACGGCGAGCTGGGCTCCGGGCTCCCCGCGGTCGCTCCCCGAGTCAGGAGCCCAGCTGCGGCGCCCGGCGGGGCGCAGGGGGGTCCCCCCGCCGGGGCATCCCGCCGGGCACGGCTGGTCTCCGGGCGGCGCGGGACCCGCGAGCCGAGGAAGTCCCCGGGCGCGTTGAGCGAGGGCTGCAAGCGGCGGCTCTCCGGCCGACTCTTGACCGGCCCCGGGGCGCTGCTCCGGCGGGCTGTGTCCGCGGCCGGCCCCGGTGCGAGCGGCTCCTGCGCCCGCTTACGGCTCCGCGGCGGCTCGGCTGCTATTTCTGCCcgccggggcgggggcgggggctgccgCGCGGGATTGGAGGAAGCGGCACCCGGGCGGGGACCCCTCCGTATTTACCGTAATGTCCCACCGAGGAGTCTCTGCGCCGCGGCGCTGGCTGCTCACCCCTGCCCCGCGCAGGTGGCGGGCGTAGACCAGCGACAGCAGCCGGCCGGTCACACCCTCCCCGGCGGCCCCTTGGCTGCTCAGGCTGCAAGTCCCCCCCGGCTCGGATTTCACGCTCGGGGGCGCTGCAGCGGCCGGACAGAGCCGCCCAAGGCGGGGGAGGGAGTTGCCCACCTGCCAGCCGGGCGCTGGGGCGCAGGTTTCcgggcaggggaaggaaggagcaaaGGGAAGTATGAACAGAGTAGAAGTGAGAGCAGGGAAAGGCAAAGCAGAGCTGCTGCGGGTATTGCCTCTGAAGTCAGGCTGGATCCGGAGCCCCGGCTCCAACCACCTCCTTCAACTCACTCTCGGGACCAGCTGCACGTCGCTGACCCTGGAGCAGGTTTCTACAGCAACTCCGAGAGAGGCATTTTCTCCTCTTTCTGGTCACGGACTGGAAGACCAGTGCCCGCAACCCATACTGGACCCTGCAAGCCCTTGGTTTCTCGAGCCCTGCACCTTAAAGCCACATACACCTGA